The Nicotiana sylvestris chromosome 6, ASM39365v2, whole genome shotgun sequence genomic sequence ActaaattaatgaagttcggATGTCTACACCAAATTATTTCTAAATGGAAAGGCTTATTAAAATGATTCACATTTTTTGAGGAGAGACTAAGTAACAAGGGGTTATGATCAGGATGGGTTTTAGGAAGGTGGATTACCACTGCCTTAGGATAATGGGACAACCAATCCTTGTTAACAAAAATTCTATCTAGTCTCTCCATAATTAAATCCTTAGATTTCTTCCTATGATTAGACCAAATATACTTTGGTCCTTTATAACCAAGGTCTAATAAGTGGCAATTGTTAATACTGTTCCAAATATAGTTGTTATGCCTAAGGTTAATGGGGTTACCCCCAGCTTATCATTTGTACTAAGGATATCATTAAAGTCTTCCCCTAACAACCATGGACCCTTATAACTAGTACTAATATTTTCTATATTATTCCATAATTCCCTTCTTTTGTCAGTTTTAGTGCTAACATATATAGAAGAAAAAAGCCAAGAGGAATGAGAGGGGATTACCTCAATAGTTGCATGGATCTCCTGATTTCTCCTAACAAAGTTATGAACCTTAACAACACTAGAATCCCAGAGAATAACCATGCCTCCAGATTGAATATCACTTGGTACTTCAATCATCTCAGAGAAGGCAAAGTCACTCGGAAGGGAGATGTGATTCTCCATTCTCGTTTCCAATAGTGTAACCATGTATGGCCTATGTGTATCTATCATTTCTCTAAAATTAACCCTGAAGTTCTCATTGTTTCTTCCACGGATGTTCCATATTATAATATTTGTAGGCCTAAATATCATTGCATGATTGTTTGTTGGACTATTGTCCATCTGAGCTTGCAGCACTGGGTTCCTCCTTAGTGAGGGTACTAGAATCATTGCATGTTTCCCTACTGTAGGAACCTGATGGGGTCTCACATCCATTAAGCACTTGTAAAGTGCTGGAGGGCAACTAAGCATATATCTCTTCTCTAGTAGGTCCCTGAAAAGAAACACTTTTACCTCGTTGAGACTTGAAAATTCTAGGACTGGTCCGGACCCCAGTAGGTTTATCTCCTCTTCCTCCTCCATATGAACATTttttggttctggtgcattgggAGGGGGCTGAGCATATGGATTTGGGTGAGGTACTGGTGGTGGAGCAGGTTGTGGCTCTTATAGTGGGACATTTGGTGGATTTTGTTGATGAGATGGATTTGCATGGGGAGGGACTTACATGTGGGGATTTGGTTGATCTTGTGCATTGTCCACTGGGAGGGACCATTGCATAAAGATGGGGTTCATGTTTGTGATTTCCCCTGGAGGAAAGAATGGAAGTTCCACTTGGACATTGTGATTCTGGATAGGATTAAATGGGGTGGTAAGGTCCACTGATTTCTCATGGCTTGAGCTTGACTTAAGTTCATCGAAGGAGCAAGAGGATGAAGGATGTCATTCATCCACACATGGTTGAGGTAGTTGTTCATTGCCATGTGCATTCCCTCTGACACTAATTGGGCTAAGAAGTGAGATTTCTGGAGGACAATCAATGTCTCTTGGCCATCCAGTACCATATTGAATGTTATTGCATGGCCCATTAGAGCTTGTTCCACCCATGAGAAGGGTTGATGATCTTGGGGTAGTGGGGGTTAAATGAAGAATATTTGGTTGTTTGCTTGAGTGTTTGGGGGAAGAGGTGGATTCGACATGTTTAAATCACGTTGGTGTCTCACTATTTGGACTAGTCGGAACCTTCTTCTATATGAGATTGGGATCCTTGGCATTTTTAAAGGAGAGTTGGTGGATTATATTGTGGGAGAGTGTTAGATTTTCTTTGACTTAGTATTGAGCTCACCGATGGAGTAGAGTGGTTAATTATAGTAGGATCTATTTGCATATCTTTGATGTTGCTTGGAGGAGTGAGATTTGAAAGATTTTGGATAGATAATGTAGTTGAGACGTGGTTGGCTGCTTTAGCCATTTGTGTGTTATCCAAGCATGGACACGTGTAAGTTGTTTAGAAGAGGAGGCTTATCCCTCACACAAGTTGAATTATTATCAATATGGGTGATTAGAGGGTCATTTGGAAGATGGCGTGTATTGGGGGGGTGGGGTTATTATGCATGCTGATAGGGTTGCTTAGGGTTTCATTACCCTTAGGTAAGGAATAATTGATTTGTATGTCATTTAATTAGTTGTGTTTTATATTAGCCATTTGTACAGTCATAACTTGGTTCACTTCCACGTCATTTGCCATGCAGATTAGTTCGTTAATATCAATTTTAGTTTTATCTAATTTATCAAGCTTTGGCAGAAGAAATATGGCATCAAACATATTTCCAATAGCAATATACATCTTAGCTAGCTAATTTTTTCCATGAACTTTAGGAGAAGCAGTAGTAATGGTATTACCATTATCAAGAGATTTTCCTGATGAATACTCATTTAATAAGAGAGATGAAGACTTACCTGGAGGGGGTGATTGAGTCGTTAGACTTACCAGAGTGGAGTGTATCACCTTTGTAGTATGATTGGATTTTTTCTTCTTGGGGAACACAACTATTTGCCAGTTGCTTTCCCTGGTCAAGAGTGGGAAATCTTCAATTTTGTCTTGAGTTCCAACCAATTCTTTGGATTGGTTGCAGGCTTGAACTCCCTGGGGGTTAGTAGGGGGAGTCCTTGATATTATGTATTGGCAATTGGCTAGTAAATGCCCTAGTCTGCCATACTTTTTGCATAAAAAATTAACTCCCTCATAGTGGATTTCCTGCTTATGTTGGCCAATAAAAACATAAGAGGTAACTGACACTTCAAGAGGAACCTCAATGCAAAGCCTAGAATATCTTCCTCTAAGGGTAGATGAAGTACATGCATCAATCTTTAATAATCTACCAATTTTGTTACCAACTTTATTTAAAGTAAGACCATCATAGAATTCAGTTGGTAATTGTGGTAGTCGAATCCAAATGGCAACATTTGATATTTTAGCTTCCGAAGCAATGAAGTTTGGAACCCATTTTTGGACTGAAAgaaaatgactaaaaataaaCCAAGGGCCATTATGAAGTGCTTTAAGCATACTATCCTCATTATTGAACTTTGTAATGTAGAAGTTTGATCctaaatcaatcaaagagaaattttctttaatttttcacaaatcttgaatttttcttttaagtATTTAGTGTTGGATTCTTTTCCCTTAAAGCTTGATAATGATTGAAAATCTCCATGGATGGTATATTCTTTGAAGATCCTCCGGAGATAATTGAACCTCTTGCATTTGACCCTGATCTAAGTGAGTGGGTTGGTCTCCATTCACTTTATTATGTAATACATATTTTTCTTTAGGGTTAGAATCAATGATCATGTGGATTTGATCTTCATGCATTCCAtctattaatttttatttaaaacttTGGATATAAGGGTCAGACACTATGGTGGATCGTGTTGTAACAATATTCGGTGGATTTAGAGGGATTAGATGAGGGAAGTTTTGAAGTTGCATAGTGATAATTTTAGGAGTTGTTTGAAGATTGGTAGAGGTAGTAATTTTCTTAGTGAGAAGGGAGAGTTTCTCTCTCTAGAAGGGAGTTGTTGCAACTCCTTTTGTATTCTTAGTTATGCAGACTTGTCTTAAAATTTGCCAGATGTATGCTTTTTTGAGATAACTTAAAAAATCAAATATGATTGCTTCCACTCGTATATTTGTGTTAATTTTTTCTTATTATTCAAAATTGATATATCACACCAGAAGCTTATAAATCAAATTGCACATGAAATCTAACATCAACTGAAACTAGAAACAACATTTTTACTTTAAAGCTTTACCAAACATATACCTATTTGCTAAAGGGacctaaaagaaataaaaaataatagatCTTTCATCTAAAATTAATGTTTGAAATTAGGCATAAATGTGTGAGGTTCAGGTATAAATGTCTTCATATATGTTTGGAGTTCAGACAAGATTGAAGTTTGTTTGTGACGAAATGTGAAGGATTAACAATAGAGATGAGCTCGAATTGAACTTCCATAGATGAAGAAGGGAGACATTCTCACTGAGAACCTTCAAGAAATAGATGGAGAGGAAAGATGAATTTCTTTCTTACTGAAAAATATCTGTACAGTGTCCCTTTTATATGTATACTAATGACCTAATTAACTCATTACAATAACAGCCTAACTAATTACAAAACTAGCTTATACAAAGCATATGGCTAACTATTACAATGTGGTTAACTATTAAATAATCTCAAcacccccctcaagttggaggtgGGGAATCCACAACCAACTTGCCAAGTAGAAGAATATGCTTGTTGCTTGGCAAAGATTTGGTGAAGATGTCTAAGTTGTTCATGAGTAGGAATGTAATGCAATGAGATCAGTCCCTCTTGAATTTTGTCTCGTACGAAATGGCAATCCACTTCGATGTGTTTAATCTGCTCATGAAAGACATGATTCTTTGCAATATGAAGTGCTGCTTGGCTATCACAGAAAATAGGTATAGGTGGAGAGAAAGGCACTGTGAGTTCCTCAAGCAGTCTTGCAAGCCAAACCAGTTCTCCAACTACTTTACTTATAGCTCTATACTCAGCTTCTGCTAAGGGCAGTGAAATAGTAGACTGCTTTTTGGATTTTCAACAGATAGGACTGTCACCAAGCAATACTATATACCCACTGACTAACTTCCTGGTTTCAAGGCAAGCTGCCTAATCAGAGTCACAAAATTCCCTTATCCTGTAGTCCTTGCTGTTTGACAGAAAAATTCTCAGAGATATACTTCCCTTCAAGTACCTCAGTACATGCAATGCTGCCCTTAGGTGTGTGTCTCTAGGCTTTGCATATATTGACTTAAGTGTTGAACACTATAGGCTATGTCAGGTCTAGTTCATGTAAGGAAATTTAACTTCCCTACCTTTCCCTTTTGAAACAAGAGTAGTCAAACATGGAATGTGTATATCCTCTAGAACAAAGAGCTTCAGTTAATTTAGCATACCATTGCTTAATGGCTTGCTTTAGTCCATACGAAGACTTATTCAGTTTGCATACCATTCTTGGTTGTTCTACAAATAGACTTGGTGGTGTCTCCATGTATACTTCTTCATATAAATCACCATAAAGAAAAATATTATTAACATCTAATTGAAACATTTCCCATCCCTTATTGCTACCCCAATCAGAGCCCTTACTGTTGTCATCTTTACAACAAGTGGGAAGGTTTCAGTATAGTCTACTCTAGCCTGTTGAGTGTAACCCTTCACTATCAGTTTAGCTTTAAACCTCTCTATACTCCCATTTGCCTTGTGTTTTATCGTATACACCCATTTACATCCTATGGCCCTCTTTCCAGCTGGAAGTGGCACTAAATCCCAAGTGTTATTGGTGTACAATGCCTCAAATTTTTGAGTAATTGCTGATTGccgtgcaggcacaacaactgctTTTTCATATGAGACAGGTTCATAATCTTGTGAGGCATTCTTTATCAAATGTTGACTATCAGTAGCCAGGGCTCTAATGTTAATAGGTTGCACTTTAGGAATGAAGGTGTTAAAAGATAGAGAAGAGGTGCTTTATTCATCTTAAGGTGAGCTAATCACAAGATAGTCACTCACAGGTTGTTTGGGTAGTGTGCACACATAATCTTTTAGATATGTGGGTAATTTGTGGGTTCTGGATGGTCTAATATTTTCTGGAGGTAAAGTTGGAGTATGTTGGTTATAATCAGATGGACTGGCAGTACTGAGTGGGCTATTCTGGTTTTGAAACTGTGGAGATGGAATATTGTATTCATTTGTATCTTGAGTATTCTCAGAATATTGGTTCCCTGATACAAGAGTTGGTGACACCATATTGTGATTGTTAGGTGAAGTAGTGGGAGATGTAGCAGAACCACTTGAATTGGGATCAGTTGGTGATGAATGATTTTCTGTATTCAAGTGTATTTGAGGTACTGGGAAGGAAAAACTATCAAGACTAGAAACCAGATTACTAGGACTTGATTTTGAGCTGAATGGAAAAATATTTTCATGAAATAATATATCTCTTGAAATGTGTATTCTTTTTGTGGCAAGATTTAATACCTTGTAGCCCATTGTCCTAAAAGGGTATCCCAGGAATGCATGTGGAGTTGATCTAGGCTCAAATTTGTCTTTGTGTGTGTGTTTGAGAATGGTTGGGAAGCAAAGCAGCCAAAACTTCTAAGATGTGAATAAAGTGGCTTTTTTCTGGTAGAGCAATTTATATGGACATTTATCCTTGACGGATGATAATGGCAGTCTGTTTATTAGGTTAGTAGAGGTGAGTATGCATTCTCCCTAGTATTTTAAAGGTACCTTGGATTGATATAGTAGTGCTCTAGCTGTTTCAAgaagatatttgtgttttctTTCCACTATCCCATTCTGTTGGGGAGTATAGGGGCAAGTCTTTTGGTGCATGATTCCTTTACCTTGAAAAAATGTGGTGCTGGCATTATTGACAAATTCCAAACCATTATCTGTCCTAATTGTTTTGATGGTAGTTTGGAATTGGTTTTCTACCATAGCAACAAAAGCCTTGATGATATGGAGAGCATTGCTCTTGCAGGTGAAGAGGTGTGTCCATATGGATCTGCTATAATCATATACAAGGGTTATAAAACATTTGTATCCATCATGGGTTGAAATGCGATAGGCCCCCCACAGATCCACATGTACCAATTCAAAGATTTTAAGTGTTTTTGTAGTACTTTGTGGAAAAGAGGACCCGCTCTACCTAGCCATTGGACATACATGACAGAATAAAGCTGTTTTTGAGCAAAGGTAGTTAGGATAGTTGAGATGCCCCTCATTTTGACAAAAGGTACATGACCTAATATATTATGCCACAAAAGGTCTACATTGCATTTCTCATAAGTAAATGCATTAGGAACTAGAACAGAATTGCAAGATTCATGAACATCAACAGAAGAATAGGGAGAAACATTTGAAACAGAGTGCTCATTTACATTGTTTGAAGCATTATTTCCTACAGTAGACtgcactttatttttgttgtGTGAGGAAGTGGATGCACAAGGTGTTGTGTGTGAGGTGTGTGTCAAAACAGTAGTGTCAGGTGCAGAAAGTAGAGTTGAGTTACTTTTGCATGAGTTTGTACAATAAAAGTAAATGTTGTCCTTCACTTCACCAATCTCCAGTGGCCTCTTCATTGAAGGGCCCTTTAGAAGATTACATTAGAAATTTGCAAATACAACAGTGCAATCTAGTTGCACAGTTAAAGAGTGGATAGAAATCAAGTTAAATTAGAAGCTAGGCACATAAATCACCTTtttcggaatgaattttggacttaggatcaCATCACCAATAAGTGTCACCTTGACTCTGTATCCACTAGGTAAGGAAACTAAATAGGGATAGACTAAGGTCCTAACATTGCATAATGATTTCTTATTAAAGGTCATATGGTTTGTGGCTCCGGAATCAAGGATCCACTGATCAACATTTGAATCAAAACATTCACTCGATTGATTATCATGCTCAATAGAAGAGGAACAAGCGACTATACCTGCAAAGTTCACAGCTCCTCCAGTCAGCTTCATGTCTCCTAGCTTCTCCCTAGTGTTTCCTGTTTGGAGCTTTTCCAGGATGTTGAGAGGTTGTCCATATTGTTCTTGAGTTAGATGATGCATGATTCTTCCTTCTTCATGATGATCTCCCTCGACTTCTGTAGTATTAGGTCCATCACTTGGTGTTCCAAACACATTTGATGCAACTcttttccctttattgttgttccCGGGATACCTTGGATTCTGAGGATACCCATGGAGTTTGAAACATTTGTCCCTACTATGTCCTACATTCTTACAGTAATCACACAATTGACGAGGTTTGTTTGAAATGTATCCTCCCCTATTTCCACTATTTCCAGTATTGTTTCCACTTGTATTGTAGTTGGTCCTAAAATTATTATTACCTGTTCTTGCATTAAGGGATGCAGACTCCATCACAAATTAACCGTGTGGCTTCACTTCCTCTATTTCTCCTCTTGAATCATTATGGAAAATGACTGCGCAATGCTAGAAAGTGGATTCATCGTCAAGATGCTGCCTCTCACCGCAGTATACACCTCATTCAATCCCATTAAGAACTGAATTAATCTCCTATCCTGTTCCGCCTTATGCATGTTTGCCTTAGCTCCACAAGTGCATGTGCAATTGCACTGAGCGTGTGTGTTCAAGGTGTTGAGTTCTTCCCAAAGCCTTTTTATTTTTGTATAGTACCCAGTGATATCGAGAGCTCCTTGGCTTACATCACTGATTTCCTTTTGAAGCTTATACAATTTCGCACCATTAGTCTGGTCGTACCTATCTTCTAACTCCTGCATCAATTCCTTCGCATCCTTAACATACTGCAAGCTGTCAGCTAAATCTTTTGAGAGCGAGTTTAGAATTCAGGAGGTGACCATATCGTCACATCATTCCTATTGATCGAAGGTAGCGTGAGTTGGATCTGGCTTCTTGACCTTTCCATTGATGAAATCGACCTTATTCTTCACCGATAATGCCCTAAGTATACTCCTCTTCTCCAGGATCTATAACCCGTGCCGTCGAAAGTCACCGACACCAACATCGTTCCAGCGTTCTCTAACGCAAGAATGTACAGCGGGCTGGATGAATCTAGGGTTTCCTTGTCCGTTGCCATGATTCAAACGGAGAAATTGTTTCACTATCGAACAACaaacaaaaattgatgtgattttgCCCTAATCAAGGCGAATTACAGAAAATTTCGAAGAAACGAGGGATGAGAGAATACTGATTGAAATCTTGACGAAATGATATGATTAAAGACTGAATCGgagcctaagctctgataccatgacgAACCGTGAAGGATTAACAATGGAGATGAGCTCGAATTGAGCTTCCATAGATGAAGAAGGGAGACATTCTTACTGAGAATCTTCGAGAAACGGATGGAGAGGAAAGATGAATTTCTTTCTCACTGAAAAATATCTGTACAGTATCCCTTTTATATGTATACTAATGGCCTAACTAACTCCTTACAATAACAACCTAATTAATTACAAAACTGGCCTATACAAAGAATATGACTAACTATTACAATGTGGTTAACTATTAAATAATCTCAATAGTTTGCACAAGCAATATGCAGCTTTAGTCACCTATATCTGAAATTGATTTTGAAAATCActaaatttacaaaaaaaaaaatggcTATGCATTAAATAGGGGTCCCAAAATTGGCTATCTGTGCAGTCGCAGCCGTCAATGTACCCTCAGAAGTCTTCCTAATTTtcttgatttcttcttttctcttttgtttttatttttcttttaaattttaccCTATCCTTATAAGAATTTCTTTTTTGATATAATATAAAACACTCCTGATGtacccaaaataaaaaaataaaaaaaatgaaaaactctCTTGACGCGTTGTGTGGATGTTGGGGTCCTCACTCCTCACGCTTATATAATACAGTACCATTATAAAATCCTGTAAATAGATTTTAAAGCGCCACTTCACAATATTTCTTAAATTGTTGCTTTGTTCAGTAACTCTTACTTGACTACTAACTGAAAATAGAACTATGTTGCAGAATATTGGACAGTTCACATATGGAGATACCGTAAACTATTTTCTTACGTGTATGTGACCCAATAAGATTAGacccataattaatatttaattaatgagcAAATCTCATCCGTCCGATCGGTTACTTGATGGACGTACCGAATTAAGTGAGAACCTCTATAAATTGGTCCTCTCCCCACCCATTAGGGTTACCGAATTTTACTTTCTTTCTTCCATCATTAAAGGCGGCGGTAACATAAAGTTAGGGCAAGGGGCGAGAAACCAATTTTTGAATTAACGCTTCCGCTTCAAAATAATGGATtccgcttcaggtatgttttctatggCAATTACATGTAAGGTTATCATGTTCAAGATCCTGGTATGAATTAAAGTTTATGCTTACACGTGATATCATGAGCCTGGAATTTTAACTGATAATCTTCGCGGATGAATGCCTAGATGACTTATGCTTCGACGTGATTACATCTTTATTTGAATATGATTACAGTAGTAATCTAATGTTACATTTTGGAGGCTTAGATTTGTCTGGTAAATGCCGTTTTGGATTCTGCCAAAATAAGAGACAATATTATGTTATTGTGTTTAAAGCATCTACactaaaataattttataatggaATCATGTGCAGTTAAAATAAAGTAACGTTTAAGGAATTAAGGGATATTGGTGATAAAGCCATAGAGATGGCGTTCTTAGAAAGTTAACGTCGACGGCCTCCATTGTCTAATATTTTTGGCTATATATATTTGATGCTCTCTTAGGGTTACTAATTTTATGGTTTAGTTTTTAAAACAAATAAGTAACTATATCATCTACTTGAGCCAGAACATACCAAATATGAAGATTAGGCTAATTACTTGAGTATGTAGGACCACTAATTTACAGATTTTGCATATATTGCAGTAACAGTATGTAAACACCACGTATTGATTGTTATTTGGTTCTTATACTGTGAAACAATTAATGTATGTGCTTAAATTTGTATAGTTTGTTAGTCGCCAAAGTGACCAAACTAGTATGTTTAGAAATATGCATACATAAAAATTATAGTTTATCCATGAAATTAATGAAATGCCTATAATCTAAAAATAGTGGATAAATTAATTTTCACTATTGCTAGAACTTAAGGATTTACCCAATGGTGCAACAATTATTCTATGAATAGTGAATATGATGAGGTAAATTAATATTCTTAGTCAAATATATATTGTCTGTCCAAAGATGACATATATATttggttaaaaatatttaattacctATTAAGACTAAATGACATTTAAATTATGATAGTGTGTCGTAGTATCTACCCAAAGGAGAATTGCGATATGCTTTAATTGTTTTGTTGAATCCATATTGATTTGTGAGCATGTATTATCTATTTTGCAGCTATTCCCTTTCATTCGCTTGCTTCGTCTGTTACTGTGTTCAACGGATTGAACTTCTCTGAATGGCGTGAACAAGTCTAGTTCCACTTAGGTGTAATGGATCTTGACTTGGCTCTGCTGAATGATAAGCCCGCTGCCATTACTGAT encodes the following:
- the LOC138870919 gene encoding uncharacterized protein, whose amino-acid sequence is MATDKETLDSSSPLYILALENAGTMLVSVTFDGTGYRSWRRGVYLGHYRLQYVKDAKELMQELEDRYDQTNGAKLYKLQKEISDVSQGALDITGYYTKIKRLWEELNTLNTHAQCNCTCTCGAKANMHKAEQDRRLIQFLMGLNEVYTAVRGSILTMNPLSSIAQSFSIMIQEEK